In the genome of Monodelphis domestica isolate mMonDom1 chromosome 2, mMonDom1.pri, whole genome shotgun sequence, one region contains:
- the TEN1 gene encoding CST complex subunit TEN1, producing MLPRAGIYYFPWEIGSGVVPEGETVRTYGRFHCYDMVRSRVTLVAQHQSVQHQVHVCTKFVEPFQAHTGSLYIVLGEHEQSDDKVSMIKARVLTCVEGMNLPLLEQAIHQQREYQQERELQESKNNGLAPRPVPP from the exons ATGCTCCCCAGAGCTGGGATCTATTACTTTCCTTGGGAGATTGGTTCCGGTGTAGTCCCAGAAGGAGAAACTGTAAGAACATATGGCAG ATTCCACTGTTATGATATGGTTCGGTCCAGGGTTACTTTGGTGGCCCAGCATCAATCAGTCCAGCATCAGGTCCATGTCTGCACTAAGTTTGTGGAGCCATTCCAAGCCCATACAGGGTCCCTGTATATCGTGCTCGGGGAGCATGAACAGAGTGATG ATAAGGTTTCCATGATAAAGGCTCGTGTGCTGACTTGTGTGGAGGGGATGAACCTGCCCTTGTTGGAACAAGCCATCCATCAGCAGAGGGAGTATCAGCAGGAGAGAGAACTACAGGAGAGCAAGAACAACGGGCTCGCGCCCAGGCCCGTACCACCTTGA